The proteins below are encoded in one region of Rubripirellula reticaptiva:
- a CDS encoding metallophosphoesterase, whose product MIDRWEPSVPLSREQSALTVAFVSDLHWLSARSNYESHETSIRNAVSRCNVCVWGGDLFDFRWSQHANDTFAIEASLEWLDHWYRDFPETRFVFLNGNHDAHESFQVSLVDWAASRDRFEVGAECLRIGDTIWLHGDVIEGDGSADAFSHYRNQWKNKPTSGRLASLAYDVAVNARIHKAAALAAHRRKNTCMRLLRWLQRQPANQTSGVRRIVFGHTHRRINGFRIGSHEFFNGGAAIRHVPFQPIVLTVQQS is encoded by the coding sequence ATGATCGATCGTTGGGAACCATCCGTGCCGCTCAGTCGTGAGCAGTCTGCGTTGACAGTCGCTTTCGTGTCTGACCTTCACTGGTTGAGTGCTCGTTCGAATTACGAGTCACATGAAACTTCGATTCGCAATGCAGTTTCGCGGTGCAATGTTTGCGTGTGGGGCGGTGACTTGTTTGATTTCCGCTGGAGCCAACATGCGAACGATACGTTTGCGATTGAGGCATCACTGGAATGGCTGGATCACTGGTACCGCGATTTCCCTGAAACGCGATTCGTGTTTCTCAACGGGAACCACGACGCCCACGAGTCGTTTCAAGTCTCACTTGTCGACTGGGCGGCGTCGCGAGACCGGTTTGAAGTTGGTGCTGAATGTCTGCGAATCGGCGACACGATTTGGTTGCATGGTGATGTGATCGAAGGGGACGGCAGTGCGGATGCTTTCTCGCACTACAGAAACCAATGGAAGAACAAACCCACCAGTGGAAGGCTTGCCAGTTTGGCGTACGACGTTGCTGTGAACGCGAGAATTCATAAAGCAGCGGCCCTTGCTGCGCATCGCCGCAAAAACACTTGCATGCGATTGCTTCGTTGGCTGCAGCGACAACCGGCCAACCAAACGTCCGGCGTCCGGCGAATCGTCTTTGGACATACCCACCGGCGAATCAATGGATTCCGAATCGGATCACACGAGTTCTTCAACGGCGGTGCTGCGATTCGCCACGTCCCGTTTCAACCGATCGTGTTAACAGTCCAGCAAAGCTAG
- a CDS encoding leucine-rich repeat domain-containing protein, with product MANNENAADSAQPDADRPASDDIDTGDVAPLPSGTPGQAGVPNKVSEPADPEAANAEDSADEPALLITVEKQAIARRRKMILLASLLAVALVGILIWTSMGRGDSDDESKLAIAPAILFDDLCEKVLADPELSKVHVTEFEVDDSMVEKLAPLELVKTVIFDKGAVTDAAMPTIAALPQLQQLRLRLSPITDEGFRELSKSPTLMFLNLPQCECTSEGIKSLASMPRLRSLRVGSPHLTNESAREIAKIKTLRTIHLIKVPITDEGLKLLAEMPQLESLYLDDSSITEAGWAWLFDHHGNLHVHINQDHHDRDPQKHKHHSD from the coding sequence ATGGCAAATAACGAAAACGCAGCCGATTCTGCCCAACCAGACGCTGATCGTCCCGCCTCGGACGACATCGATACGGGTGACGTTGCGCCTTTACCGTCGGGGACGCCAGGCCAAGCCGGGGTGCCAAACAAAGTCAGCGAACCAGCCGATCCTGAAGCTGCTAATGCCGAGGATTCGGCGGACGAACCCGCATTGTTAATTACTGTTGAAAAACAGGCGATCGCGCGCCGCCGCAAAATGATTTTGTTGGCATCGCTGCTGGCAGTCGCTTTGGTGGGCATCTTGATCTGGACGAGCATGGGTCGAGGCGATTCGGACGACGAATCCAAGCTCGCTATTGCACCGGCGATCTTGTTCGACGACCTCTGCGAGAAAGTCTTGGCAGATCCCGAATTATCGAAGGTCCACGTCACGGAGTTTGAGGTGGACGATTCGATGGTCGAAAAGCTCGCTCCACTTGAACTGGTCAAAACGGTCATCTTCGACAAGGGGGCGGTCACTGACGCCGCGATGCCAACAATTGCCGCTCTTCCCCAGCTGCAGCAATTGCGTTTGCGGCTTTCGCCAATCACTGACGAGGGATTTCGCGAACTTTCGAAGTCGCCGACGTTGATGTTTTTGAACTTGCCGCAGTGCGAGTGTACATCCGAAGGCATCAAGTCGTTGGCGTCGATGCCAAGACTGCGAAGCTTGCGCGTCGGTTCGCCTCATTTGACCAACGAGTCGGCACGCGAAATCGCGAAGATCAAGACGCTGCGTACGATTCATCTGATCAAAGTTCCGATCACCGACGAAGGGCTGAAGTTGTTGGCCGAAATGCCGCAACTCGAGTCACTTTACCTCGACGACTCGTCGATCACCGAGGCAGGTTGGGCCTGGTTGTTTGATCATCACGGCAATCTGCATGTTCATATCAACCAAGACCACCATGATCGCGATCCGCAGAAGCATAAGCATCACAGTGATTGA
- a CDS encoding inositol monophosphatase family protein, giving the protein MDAKHLEVAVAAAHAGAVELMARRDDRVVREKAPKDLVTDADLASQKAVRSILMDAFGSYAFVGEEEGENDPPATVRRGDADAPPCWVVDPLDGTVNYVHRLQSFAVSIGLYAGGKMQLGVILDPVANELFTAIDGQGAQCNGKAIKASGCKELSDSLVACSFPAGVKAADPEVAKFLRVLEQCRSLRRLGSCALNMCYVASGRLDSYWATSVASWDAAAGIVIAREAGAVLTAYDGGAVDDWLPKFCVSGSNELHSSMTKLLT; this is encoded by the coding sequence ATGGATGCGAAACACCTTGAAGTTGCTGTTGCCGCCGCACACGCAGGCGCCGTCGAGTTGATGGCTCGCCGCGATGACCGAGTGGTGCGAGAGAAGGCGCCCAAAGATTTAGTCACCGATGCCGACTTGGCGTCCCAAAAAGCCGTTCGCAGCATTTTGATGGATGCATTCGGTTCCTATGCATTTGTCGGCGAAGAAGAAGGCGAAAACGATCCGCCCGCGACCGTGCGTCGCGGCGATGCCGACGCCCCGCCATGCTGGGTCGTGGATCCACTCGACGGCACGGTGAACTACGTTCACCGTTTACAGTCGTTCGCGGTTTCCATCGGACTCTACGCTGGTGGAAAGATGCAGCTTGGTGTGATCCTGGACCCGGTCGCCAATGAACTCTTCACCGCAATTGACGGACAAGGCGCCCAATGCAACGGCAAGGCGATCAAAGCCAGCGGCTGCAAAGAGCTGAGTGACAGTTTGGTTGCCTGCAGTTTTCCTGCGGGCGTGAAAGCGGCAGATCCCGAAGTCGCCAAGTTCTTGCGTGTTTTGGAACAGTGCCGTTCACTTCGCCGATTGGGCAGCTGTGCGTTGAACATGTGTTACGTCGCATCCGGTCGCTTGGATTCCTACTGGGCGACGAGCGTCGCGTCATGGGATGCAGCGGCAGGGATCGTGATCGCACGTGAAGCCGGCGCCGTGTTGACCGCATACGATGGCGGCGCGGTTGATGATTGGCTGCCAAAGTTTTGTGTCAGCGGATCAAACGAACTGCATTCGTCGATGACCAAGTTGCTAACCTGA
- a CDS encoding methyltransferase domain-containing protein, which produces MIKRELQPDWTGQSDRSDREYLQTLTGLAKLNQFTGVAAAMYRHLRKNAQVRNSSPMRVLDLASGAGDVPIAWARRAAYEGLAMQITALDICSDAIEEQQRRASAAGVAIRSLQMDCLSSSLPCGFEFVTCSMFMHRLEEMQAVRLLQAMQATSEDGILVCDLDRSRLNLCLVSAGAYFLSRSPVVHQDVKTRVRSAFTANEFKQVAESALGRPVRVRRALPCHFMATLEARTVPDSSVAFA; this is translated from the coding sequence ATGATCAAACGCGAGCTGCAGCCCGACTGGACAGGCCAAAGTGATCGTTCGGATCGCGAGTACCTCCAAACGTTGACCGGTTTGGCAAAGTTGAATCAGTTCACTGGTGTTGCCGCCGCGATGTATCGCCATCTTCGCAAAAACGCGCAGGTACGAAATAGCAGCCCGATGCGAGTTCTTGATCTTGCCAGCGGGGCTGGCGACGTCCCAATCGCCTGGGCGCGGCGTGCCGCATACGAGGGGTTGGCTATGCAGATCACGGCGCTCGACATTTGTTCAGACGCCATTGAAGAACAGCAGCGACGTGCATCGGCCGCGGGCGTGGCAATCAGATCCCTGCAAATGGACTGCCTAAGCAGTTCTTTGCCGTGCGGGTTCGAGTTCGTGACGTGCTCGATGTTCATGCATCGACTCGAGGAGATGCAAGCGGTTCGGCTGTTGCAAGCGATGCAGGCCACGTCCGAGGACGGCATCTTGGTGTGTGACCTTGATCGGTCGCGGCTGAACCTGTGCTTAGTTTCAGCGGGGGCTTATTTCTTGTCGCGTTCGCCAGTCGTCCATCAAGATGTAAAGACGCGTGTGCGTTCGGCGTTTACGGCCAACGAGTTCAAGCAAGTCGCCGAATCAGCGCTGGGGCGACCTGTTCGTGTGCGGCGTGCTCTGCCTTGTCATTTCATGGCAACTTTGGAAGCGAGAACCGTGCCGGATTCCTCGGTCGCGTTTGCGTAA
- a CDS encoding flavin reductase family protein, with protein sequence MNFSADEPSTRQIYHWMTQLISPRPIAWVSTRSIDGVANLAPFSFFSGVGSNPPTLAFCPANRADGTFKDTLANILCTGQFVVNLVTDPWVEKMNQTAAELRPDEDEFVMADIAKASCEKVGAPRVANAAASMECELHSSIAIGTGPGGANMVIGRIVWFHIQDDCVCDDGRLDPTTLSTVGRMGGSTYVRTSDRFEIDRPK encoded by the coding sequence ATGAACTTCTCTGCAGACGAACCATCGACGCGCCAGATCTATCACTGGATGACGCAATTGATCAGCCCCCGGCCGATCGCATGGGTGTCGACTCGTTCCATCGACGGCGTTGCTAACTTGGCACCGTTCAGTTTCTTCAGTGGCGTCGGATCCAACCCACCAACACTTGCATTTTGTCCCGCAAATCGAGCGGATGGCACCTTCAAAGACACGCTCGCCAACATTTTGTGTACGGGTCAGTTTGTCGTGAACTTGGTGACCGATCCGTGGGTTGAAAAAATGAATCAAACCGCTGCCGAACTGCGACCGGATGAAGACGAGTTTGTGATGGCAGATATTGCAAAAGCTAGCTGCGAAAAAGTCGGGGCGCCACGAGTTGCCAATGCCGCAGCGTCGATGGAATGCGAACTGCATTCGTCAATCGCTATTGGAACCGGCCCCGGCGGCGCAAACATGGTGATCGGCCGAATCGTTTGGTTTCACATCCAAGACGACTGCGTTTGCGACGATGGCCGACTAGACCCAACGACTCTTTCAACCGTCGGACGAATGGGCGGCAGCACCTATGTCCGGACTAGCGACCGTTTTGAAATTGATCGGCCGAAGTAG
- a CDS encoding M24 family metallopeptidase has translation MKIHSARILAGFPEKNSSLYRRLGVPLGDPAAWIELDSRRIGLVRDLEMDRVRQAGHCDDVTSPPEHAPPAGLSADRETATAEAAVQILRSAKVERVVADRSLPFIFAWHLQQAEIDVQYDAELGVLDRRIKTRSEIDSLSKAQGTTEDVMKWICQTISKCDVGSDGVLMHEGEAMTSERVRSMVAFEFLKRNFTMSHGAIIATAPLVADCHHSGSGPLHTGCPIIVDLFPRDESTRYWGDCTRTVVHGKVSDQVRDMHAAVREAKAACTEMLRVGNTADAVHKAGENVLIKHGYKVSRGKLTDGPSIQHGTGHGIGLDLHEPILLDHGGGEVLENEVFTIEPGLYGRECGGVRIEDMLVVTHDGPKNLNSLPDALTWD, from the coding sequence ATGAAAATCCACTCCGCACGCATCCTGGCCGGCTTTCCCGAGAAGAACAGCTCGCTGTACCGTCGACTCGGCGTCCCCTTGGGTGATCCGGCGGCTTGGATCGAACTGGATTCGCGCCGCATTGGACTGGTTCGAGATTTGGAAATGGATCGTGTCCGTCAAGCCGGGCATTGTGACGACGTGACGAGTCCGCCGGAACACGCACCACCGGCTGGGCTGAGCGCCGATCGCGAAACGGCTACCGCCGAAGCAGCAGTCCAGATCCTGCGCAGCGCTAAAGTCGAGCGAGTCGTGGCGGACCGATCGCTTCCGTTCATCTTCGCCTGGCACTTGCAACAAGCCGAAATTGACGTTCAGTACGACGCCGAGCTTGGCGTCCTTGATCGCCGAATCAAGACACGAAGCGAGATCGATTCTCTATCCAAGGCACAGGGCACGACCGAAGACGTCATGAAGTGGATCTGCCAGACGATCTCAAAGTGCGATGTTGGCAGCGACGGGGTGCTAATGCACGAAGGCGAGGCCATGACCAGCGAACGAGTGCGTAGCATGGTGGCGTTCGAATTTCTAAAACGCAACTTCACGATGTCGCACGGCGCGATCATCGCGACCGCTCCGCTAGTCGCCGACTGTCACCACAGCGGTTCAGGGCCGCTGCACACCGGATGCCCCATCATTGTTGACCTGTTCCCGCGCGACGAGAGCACACGGTATTGGGGCGATTGCACTCGCACGGTCGTGCACGGCAAAGTGTCCGATCAAGTCCGCGACATGCATGCCGCCGTCCGCGAAGCCAAAGCAGCTTGCACCGAAATGTTGCGAGTCGGAAACACCGCCGACGCAGTCCACAAGGCCGGCGAAAACGTGCTGATCAAACATGGTTACAAAGTCTCGCGTGGCAAGCTGACCGACGGCCCCAGCATCCAGCACGGAACCGGCCACGGCATCGGCTTGGATCTGCACGAACCCATTTTGCTGGATCACGGCGGCGGCGAAGTTTTGGAAAACGAAGTGTTCACAATCGAACCAGGTCTGTACGGACGCGAATGCGGCGGCGTCCGAATCGAAGACATGCTTGTCGTCACTCACGATGGTCCCAAGAATCTAAATTCGTTGCCCGATGCGCTGACTTGGGACTGA
- a CDS encoding PIG-L deacetylase family protein: MPTALAIAAHPDDIEILFAGTMLQLAARGWDLHYVNLCDGSRGSTTMNMVDCAAKRLAEAQAACKVLGATFHHPIYHDMEACYTTANLAKVAAIVRMAKPSIVLTHSPIDYMEDHEIACRLAVSAAFSHAMPNLESDPAIPVYNDPVTVYHGQPIHNRLPTGELVVPHLYVDITNVIDQKLDSLACHESQKLWLDKSQGQDSYLETTRKVSAEVGTLSGDFEYAEGWRRREHWGFCGETDDPLADALADIIVDTRK, from the coding sequence ATGCCAACCGCGCTTGCCATCGCCGCTCATCCCGACGACATCGAGATTTTGTTTGCCGGAACCATGCTGCAACTCGCCGCCCGTGGTTGGGATTTGCACTACGTCAATCTTTGCGACGGATCGCGTGGTTCGACGACCATGAACATGGTCGACTGTGCGGCGAAACGTTTGGCCGAAGCCCAGGCTGCCTGCAAAGTCCTTGGGGCAACCTTTCATCATCCAATCTATCACGATATGGAAGCTTGTTACACAACCGCGAACCTGGCAAAGGTCGCGGCGATCGTTCGTATGGCGAAGCCTTCGATTGTGCTAACTCACTCGCCCATCGATTATATGGAAGATCACGAAATCGCTTGCCGCCTAGCAGTCAGTGCCGCGTTCTCGCACGCCATGCCAAACCTGGAAAGTGATCCTGCGATTCCCGTTTATAACGATCCGGTAACGGTCTATCACGGGCAACCGATTCACAATCGTTTGCCCACCGGCGAACTTGTGGTGCCGCATCTGTACGTCGACATCACGAATGTAATTGACCAAAAACTGGATTCACTTGCCTGTCACGAAAGCCAAAAGCTGTGGCTCGACAAAAGCCAAGGTCAGGACAGCTATCTGGAAACCACGCGAAAAGTTAGTGCCGAGGTCGGAACCTTGAGCGGTGATTTCGAATACGCCGAAGGATGGCGCCGCCGCGAACATTGGGGATTTTGTGGCGAAACCGACGACCCACTCGCCGATGCACTTGCCGACATCATCGTCGACACGCGAAAGTAG
- a CDS encoding outer membrane protein assembly factor BamB family protein, with product MLKANVSALSYNTHKAVRPVHSTGNSTWTMENDVTADSDDSVAAPTQESPIRPRRRLRRALIVVLVALIAIAAIQAVADDTDHQFANFGCYLVGLVAVLYSLIQVHLHASAFGRRYLVPAAVGIVLGGIFSLVRFDGFSGEMVPQFAYRFGEELHLARVSPDAAVNDAAVNIADGSPEAVASADSNGFLGSDRNGVIAERRFAIPESASDIKTLWKQGIGEGWSSFAVVGDRAVTLEQRDERECLTCYRLLDGELLWNRNIETRHENALGGIGPRSTPTIDSGRVYAQGATGQVWCVDLISGDVVWSHDLLKIAGWDQLASEVAIAWGRAGSPLIVDGLCVLPLGGPESMAKSGRSLIAFDAADGTVKWTTGEAQISYGSPMLMTIAGKRQIVSVNEATVTGHSIEDGKVLWQFSWPGQSNAGANCASTVSAGPDQFLVGKGYGGGSALVKVSREGDEMIANAVWTSSSVLKTKFTHACVDGEVAYAISNGALEAVEIQSEESLWRQPRSERLGQGQLLLVDDVLVGQNETGEVVFVDANPDQYVVRINLPALETKTWNIPTVAGQHLLVRNDREAICFFLPAK from the coding sequence GTGTTGAAGGCCAATGTTTCGGCACTTTCCTACAATACGCATAAAGCTGTCCGTCCGGTACACTCGACCGGCAATTCAACTTGGACGATGGAGAACGATGTGACCGCAGATTCAGATGACTCAGTCGCAGCACCGACGCAGGAATCACCAATACGTCCTCGTCGGCGACTGCGACGCGCGTTGATCGTCGTGTTGGTTGCGTTGATTGCAATCGCAGCGATTCAGGCCGTTGCGGACGACACTGATCACCAATTTGCAAACTTTGGATGCTACTTGGTCGGGTTGGTTGCGGTGCTCTACTCGTTGATCCAAGTTCATCTGCACGCGTCTGCGTTTGGGCGACGCTACTTGGTTCCGGCGGCGGTCGGAATTGTCTTGGGCGGCATTTTCTCGCTGGTTCGGTTTGACGGATTCAGTGGTGAAATGGTGCCACAATTTGCTTACCGATTCGGTGAAGAATTGCATCTGGCCAGGGTCAGCCCCGATGCTGCGGTCAACGATGCTGCGGTCAACATTGCGGACGGATCACCGGAAGCGGTCGCTAGCGCCGATTCAAACGGATTTCTGGGCAGTGATCGCAATGGAGTGATCGCCGAGCGGCGGTTTGCGATTCCGGAATCAGCAAGTGATATCAAGACGCTTTGGAAGCAAGGTATCGGCGAAGGATGGTCGTCGTTTGCGGTGGTTGGCGATCGTGCAGTGACGCTAGAGCAGCGTGACGAACGCGAGTGCTTGACGTGTTACCGATTGCTTGATGGTGAATTGCTTTGGAATCGCAACATTGAGACTCGCCACGAAAACGCTCTCGGTGGCATTGGCCCGCGTTCAACGCCGACGATTGACTCCGGTCGCGTTTACGCGCAAGGGGCAACCGGCCAGGTTTGGTGTGTGGATTTGATTTCAGGCGATGTCGTGTGGAGTCACGATCTGTTGAAAATCGCGGGCTGGGATCAGCTAGCCTCCGAAGTAGCGATCGCGTGGGGCCGAGCCGGTTCACCGTTGATCGTTGATGGATTGTGTGTGTTGCCACTTGGCGGTCCCGAATCGATGGCGAAGTCGGGGCGTAGCTTGATCGCATTTGACGCGGCCGACGGAACGGTGAAATGGACCACCGGTGAAGCACAGATCAGTTACGGTTCACCGATGCTGATGACGATTGCCGGCAAGCGGCAGATTGTTTCGGTCAACGAAGCAACTGTGACTGGACACTCAATCGAGGATGGCAAAGTGCTGTGGCAGTTTTCATGGCCGGGACAATCCAACGCGGGGGCAAACTGCGCATCGACGGTGTCGGCGGGACCAGATCAGTTCCTGGTCGGCAAAGGTTATGGCGGTGGTAGCGCACTGGTGAAAGTCTCTCGCGAGGGTGACGAAATGATTGCCAACGCCGTATGGACTTCGTCCAGCGTTTTGAAAACCAAGTTCACCCACGCTTGCGTAGACGGTGAAGTGGCATACGCGATCAGCAACGGGGCGCTTGAAGCGGTCGAGATTCAGTCTGAGGAAAGTCTGTGGAGGCAACCTCGCAGCGAACGATTGGGCCAAGGGCAGCTGTTGTTGGTGGACGACGTGCTTGTTGGTCAAAACGAAACGGGCGAAGTGGTTTTTGTTGATGCCAATCCCGATCAATATGTGGTCCGCATCAACCTGCCAGCCTTGGAAACAAAAACATGGAACATTCCAACGGTTGCTGGACAACATTTGCTGGTCCGCAACGACCGAGAAGCAATTTGTTTCTTTTTACCGGCTAAGTAG
- a CDS encoding prolipoprotein diacylglyceryl transferase — protein MIPHEIGGLTVLGFGWMLIALMIGLLVRLIVARSRDRSTWGQAIAKVLTTEGVVWAMAAVAIVVILPMVELKNLDGEPVGMAVRGYGAMLLLAVGSAVALAAYRAKRAGMDPDLIYAMAPWAFFGGIFGARAFFVIQYRRQFIGDTVMQTIGNMLKFTEGGLVVYGSFIGGSLAVTYFLIRHKLPVLKFGDVIVPCMFLGVFFGRIGCVMNGCCYGGRCEEGPMTLHFPPGAKVYQDQLYDGQLLGFAYDADTREITSVRPGSLADEAGIKVGGRLNEISNDRSALADAPRTIPAEDVRSGVIVTVDGRRHRWAPDQLPMQALPVQPAQAISSVGALLLCLALCGLSLIHFRDGTIMMVGFGSYAVLRFGMEWIRVDEAGQFGTNLSISQWVSVFVLGFSLAGLLWIYRSSSATALRSEASPNH, from the coding sequence ATGATCCCCCACGAAATCGGCGGCCTGACCGTACTAGGTTTCGGATGGATGTTGATCGCGCTGATGATTGGATTGTTGGTGCGCTTGATCGTCGCTCGGTCGCGAGATCGTTCGACTTGGGGGCAAGCGATCGCCAAAGTGCTTACCACCGAAGGCGTCGTCTGGGCGATGGCTGCCGTCGCAATCGTGGTCATCTTGCCGATGGTCGAGCTAAAAAACCTTGACGGCGAACCGGTCGGCATGGCGGTTCGAGGTTACGGCGCGATGCTGTTGTTGGCCGTGGGGTCTGCGGTGGCGCTGGCGGCGTACCGAGCCAAACGTGCAGGCATGGATCCCGATTTGATCTACGCGATGGCGCCTTGGGCATTTTTTGGCGGAATTTTTGGCGCGAGAGCGTTCTTTGTGATTCAGTATCGCCGACAATTTATTGGCGACACGGTGATGCAGACGATTGGCAATATGTTGAAGTTCACCGAAGGCGGTTTGGTCGTCTACGGATCCTTCATTGGCGGATCGCTGGCGGTCACTTACTTTTTGATTCGGCACAAACTGCCGGTGTTAAAGTTTGGCGACGTGATCGTTCCATGCATGTTTTTGGGCGTGTTCTTCGGCCGGATTGGATGCGTCATGAACGGGTGTTGCTATGGCGGTCGCTGCGAGGAAGGGCCAATGACGTTGCATTTTCCGCCTGGTGCGAAGGTCTATCAGGACCAGCTTTACGATGGCCAGTTGCTGGGATTTGCGTACGACGCAGATACGCGCGAAATCACTAGCGTGCGGCCCGGATCGCTAGCCGACGAAGCGGGTATCAAGGTTGGCGGTCGGCTTAATGAAATCAGTAACGACCGATCTGCGCTGGCTGATGCGCCCCGGACGATTCCAGCCGAGGACGTTCGCAGCGGCGTGATCGTGACGGTTGACGGCCGGCGGCACCGGTGGGCACCCGATCAATTGCCAATGCAAGCATTGCCGGTCCAGCCTGCGCAAGCGATCAGCAGCGTTGGAGCGCTTTTGCTATGCTTGGCGCTGTGTGGATTATCGCTGATCCATTTTCGCGATGGCACAATCATGATGGTTGGCTTCGGTTCGTATGCTGTTCTGAGATTCGGGATGGAGTGGATTCGCGTTGACGAAGCAGGTCAATTTGGAACCAATCTTTCGATCTCTCAGTGGGTCAGCGTTTTTGTACTTGGATTCTCTCTTGCTGGACTCCTCTGGATCTATCGATCGTCTTCTGCCACGGCTCTTCGTTCGGAAGCTTCGCCGAATCATTGA